The Blastocatellia bacterium DNA window ACAAACGAGTCTCAGCAGGCTAAATCCGTCGGGGGCGCTGGTGAGGGTATAGGAGTGTACAGGGCATCGGAAGGGAAGTTTTATCTTCGTAACAGTGGCACGCCCGGCGACGCAGAATATGTATTCACGTACGGCGTCGCCAAAGCCGGATGGCTGCCCGTAGCAGGTGATTGGGACGGCGACGGTAGAAGCACGCCGGGCTTGTATGACCCGTCGCGCGGGTTATGGTTCTTGCGGGCGACAAACACGCCCGGCGATGACAGCGGCATCTCTTTTACGTTCGGCCCGCCCGGCGTAAACTGGGTGCCTATCGCCGGCGATTGGGACGGCGACGGCAAAGCCACGGTCGGGTTGTATGATCCAAGCCGCGCACTATGGTTTTTAAGAGCCACGAATACGCCCGGCGATGATAAGGGTGTCTCTTTTGCCTTCGGCATACCTGGCGCGAGCGGCTTCTTGCCGGTCGCAGGCGATTGGGATGGCGACGGCCAAGATGGCGTCGGCCTTTATAATACAGCCAACAACAACTGGCTTTTGAGAAACACGCTCTCGGATGGGAACGCCGAATTGAATTTCGGTTTCGGCTTCAATGACGCGAGGCCGGTCGCCGGGCACTGGCAGAAGCGCTGACTTGCTACAGTCCGTGCCGGCACAGATTCAAACTGAATGTTTTATAAGAGGTAATAATGGCCAGGATACTTGTTACAGGAGCCAAGGGTACGCTCGGAACACCGTTAGTGCGCGAGCTGAAGGCTCGCGGCCATGAAGTCTGGCAGGCCGACCTGCAACATCAAGCAGACGAAAACTACGTACGCGCCGACGTCGGTTCTTACCGTCAGCTTGAGCGCGTGTTCGAGCAGGATTACGATTACGTTTACCATCTGGCCGCCGAGTTCGGCCGGATAAACGGCGAAGAATATTACGACACCCTCTGGCAGACGAACGTCATCGGCACACGCAACATTCTGGAGTGGCAGAAGAAGAAAGGATTTCGCCTTATCTTCGCATCCTCTTCTGAGATCTACGGGGACAAGCACGCAGACATTCTCTCTGAAGAGATGCCGCTCAACTCTTCTATCATTCAGCAGAACGACTACGCCGTCACCAAGTGGGTGAACGAGATTCAGTGCATGAATTTCGAGAAACGGTTCGGGACAGAGATCGTCCGGCTCCGTTTCTTCAACGCCTATGGCCCGGGCGAGTACTATCACCACTACCGCAGCGTCGTCTGTTTGTTTTGTTACCGCGCCCTGCACGACCTCCCTTATACCATTTACAAGGATTATCACCGCGTCTTCATGTACATTGATGATTTCATCCCGACACTGGCGAGCGTCGTAGATCACTTTATACCCGGCCAGGTCTACAATATCGGCGGCAACGAATATCGCAGCGTCGAAGAGTTGAGCAACCTCATACTGAATACCCTCGGTCTTGACGATTCAAAGGTCACTTACTTGCCGCAGGACAAGCATAACGTGCAAAACAAGCGACCGGATATCACGAAGGCGGCAGAGGCATTCGGTCACAACCCGAAGGTTACTCTGGAAGAGGGGGTGCCTCAGACCCTCGAGTGGATGCGCAAGGTTTACGCCGGTACGGTGCGCCACTGATGAAGCCCGGAGTCGCCGGATGACGCACATTCAGTTTGATGAGAAGAGAGAAATAGAAAAACGGCGTGAGCTTTGGCAGGCCATCATCGAAGGCTATCTACAGCCATTGATCTCGTCGGGACCGCGGGGTCGGCTGCTCGATGTCGGCAGCGGTTGGGGCGAGTTCATCAACTGTGTTAAGAGTCCGCAGAAATTCGCCATAGACCATGACCTGGCGTTCGCCCGCTTCGTCAGCCCCGAGGTCGCTTTTTCGGTGCAGGATGTGCGCTCGCTCGCGTTCCCTGATAGATTCTTCGACGTTGTCTTCGTCAGTAACGTCTTAGAGCACCTGCCGGCGCGCGACGACGTGTTGCGGGCGCTCGTAGATTTTCACAGGGTGCTGAAGCCGGGCGGCTGGCTCATCATATTGCAGCCGAATTTCAAGTATTGTTTCCGCAACTACTTCGATTTTTTTGACCACTACTGCGCCTACACCGAAGCCTCGATGGTCGAGGGGCTGCGGCTGGCGAAGTTTTCAAGCTTTGAGCGGGTCATCGCCAGGTTCTTGCCTTTCTCGACCAAGTCACGATTGCCGCAGTGGGCCTGGCTTGTGCGCCTGTACTTACGCCTGCCCATCGCGTGGCGCGTGTTCGGGCAGCAGTTTCTAATCGTCGCAATAAAGGAGGCCGGCGTTGAATCCTGAAATCTCCATAATCGTCCCCTGCTTGAATGAAGAGCAGAACATCCCGACGCTGGTGCAGAAACTGACGGCGCTGATCGAACAGAGCGACCTGTCGGCTGAGGTACTCATCATTGACGATTGCAGCGACGATTATACATTCCGCGAGGCGTTCATCCTCTCTAACGCCGACAGCCGGGTCAAAGCGCTGCACAAGGGGCTGCCGCGCGGCATCGGAAACGCCATACGGTTTGGCATCAAGCACGCTTCGGGGAAAGTCGGCATCGTCGTGATGGGCGACCTGGTAGACCCGCTGGCGGCCATCCCGGATTTTCATGAGAGCATTAAGCGAGAGGGCTGTCACCTCGTTTTACTGTCCAGGTATATGGGCGCTGAAGATCACGCGAACATAGGCTTCTTGTATCGCTTCTACCATTTCTGGTATCGCCTACTTTGTCGCGTGCTTGTGGGGGTGCACCTGAGCGACATTACCTACGCATTTCGCGGGTTCGATATAGATTACATACGCGGGTTGAGCCTCGAATCAGGCGGCTTTGAAATCTCGCCTGAAATCACGCTGAAGACCTGGCTCGCCGGCGGAAAGATTCGCGAACTGAAAGGGCGACAGGGACGGCGCATGGCCGGCGAATCCAAATTCGTCTTCTCGCGCGTCGGCTTGGGATATGCGAGGGTGCTGGCGCAAGGCTGTCTCGCCAGAATGTTGGGCAGATGGCCGCAGCGGGCGCACTCGGCAAAGTCCCGGAGCCGCGCGGCGGTTTGATTTCGCGCGACGACGTCGATACCAAATCCGGCATAGAACCCATGGTCAAAAGAACGTTTCCTATGCGTCGGCGCAACGCTGCACGCTACATCGCAATCGCCGGCGCCGCCTTCTTAACTCTACTGCCGCTGCTCAATATCATCCACATTATTGCCACGACCGGCGCGAACACCCCTTCCAGCGACGACGCTTTCTTCATGGACAGGTTTCTCGGTCGCGTGCTTGATGGGACTTACGACTGGCGGTTCTTCATACGCGACACCTTCTTTTTTACTCATTCGAATCTGTTCCCGGCGCTCGCCTACATCGCGATGGCTCGTTTGACTCATTTCAATGTCTACTCGGTCTTATATTTTGGAATCTTACTGGCCGCCATTAAGCTGGCACTGATTCATAACTCGTTCACACACTTAACTGGCGCCAGGCGCGGTTTCGTATCCTTGGCATTATGGCCTGTGCTTTCCACGCTGGTTTTTTCCGTGTCGCAAATCAGCGTGTTCGAGCACGACTTTCAGACGATGTGTATGGGCTTCAACCAGTTGGGGCTCGCGTTAGGCGTATGGGGGCTGGCCCGCTATCCGAATACCCTTAAAGGCACACTGGTGATGGCAGCCGGAGGCGTCATCGCAACGCTGTCATTCGGCAGCGGGCCTATTGCCTGGCCTTTGTTTCTGATCGGGCTCGTGCTGCTCGGCTGCCGTAAAATCCTTCATTACGCGATCTGGCTGGCGGCGGCGGCGCTCTCCACGATGCCTTACATCTATTTTCTCATCCTCAACCAGCCTCAAGGAACCCGCTCGACGATCAAATCTCTATTCAATTACGTCTTTGTGATAGATACCATCGGCAGGCCGTTCTCAAACAACATCGGCATCAATCACCTGCCGCTCACGATGGCGACGCAGAATGGGATTCTGGGCCTGGTCTTGTTGACAATAGGGCTTGTGTTGCTGGCAAGCAGGCGTTCGCTGCCGGCGCTCAGGCAGTCCGTGCCGGCGCTTTCGTTCATCGCATCGAGCTTGCTCAGCGCATGGCAGATCAGCATATTTCGTGACTCAATCGCTCCATGGTATACGACCATTTCAATGCCTTTCTGGTTGGGCCTCATCGGACTCGCCTACGTGTTGTGGACGAATCGGGCGGCGGCGCCTGCGGGAGCGTCGCCTCGCAGCAGGATCATTTCCTGGACCCCTCTGGTTTGGGGCGCGGCAACGCTGCTGCTCATCGCAATATTGTTTATCACTTCCAATCTCACCTTCGCAGACAAGACGATATTTTTGAAGACGCGCGCTCCAGCCTCGGCTGCCTCCGTGCGCAACTACAAGACCGCCCCGACCTATGGCGAGAACACGCTGGTAATATGGCCAGTAGGAATCCCTTACTACATGGATGTAATGGGCGGGCTGCTTGAAAAGCATCGGTTGTCAGCCTTCTCGGATCACCAGCAGTGGACGCTGCAAGGCGACTTCCTGCTCGACACCGTTCGTCTAAAGGAGACGCCTGGCTTGCCTGACGTCTGGTGGTCGGCGGACCTTTCAGCCACTCCTGTGCCGTTTTCCGACTACAGACATCTGAATCTCTTTTTGCACACGCCGAACTCAGTCTCCTGGACAGTCGCTTTGCCAGCCAATCTCAAGCAAGCCGATTTTCATTCCGCGATTGCTGTAAGCGAAGGCGCACCGAGAGAGCTGATTGCCGACGGTATAATCTTTGAAGTTTATATCCAGGCGGGAGGTAAGTCTGCGGCGCTGGCCTTCAGCCAATACTTGAGAGCAGATCAACGCGAGTGGCATCCGTTTACCATACCGCTCTCAGATTATGCGGGGCAGACCCTGACGATGCGGCTGTCTTCGAGCGGCGGCGGAAATCTGGCTGACGATTGGGCGATGTATCGCTATCCTTATATTGATCTCTATCTAGATGGCTCTGCGCCGCCTGTGAATGCCGATGGACAGAGGAGGCCGTCAAACACTGACCTTTCTCCGATGTTCATTCCGACGACCCCCGATGACTTGCGGCTTGACGTGTCGGACCGTCAATTGTGGCGGGCAGCCAACATGGTGGCTACGGGCAAGGAGAGCGGCGCGCCGGCCACCTGGTTCATTTCAGACCAAAATCCAACGATTGAATACATTGCGCCTTTAAACGTACGGATCGGCGATTACTCCCATTTCTACATTCGCCTCTCTGTCCCCCCTGAGATCGAAAGGCGGGCGG harbors:
- a CDS encoding NAD-dependent epimerase/dehydratase family protein encodes the protein MARILVTGAKGTLGTPLVRELKARGHEVWQADLQHQADENYVRADVGSYRQLERVFEQDYDYVYHLAAEFGRINGEEYYDTLWQTNVIGTRNILEWQKKKGFRLIFASSSEIYGDKHADILSEEMPLNSSIIQQNDYAVTKWVNEIQCMNFEKRFGTEIVRLRFFNAYGPGEYYHHYRSVVCLFCYRALHDLPYTIYKDYHRVFMYIDDFIPTLASVVDHFIPGQVYNIGGNEYRSVEELSNLILNTLGLDDSKVTYLPQDKHNVQNKRPDITKAAEAFGHNPKVTLEEGVPQTLEWMRKVYAGTVRH
- a CDS encoding class I SAM-dependent methyltransferase, yielding MTHIQFDEKREIEKRRELWQAIIEGYLQPLISSGPRGRLLDVGSGWGEFINCVKSPQKFAIDHDLAFARFVSPEVAFSVQDVRSLAFPDRFFDVVFVSNVLEHLPARDDVLRALVDFHRVLKPGGWLIILQPNFKYCFRNYFDFFDHYCAYTEASMVEGLRLAKFSSFERVIARFLPFSTKSRLPQWAWLVRLYLRLPIAWRVFGQQFLIVAIKEAGVES
- a CDS encoding glycosyltransferase family 2 protein, coding for MNPEISIIVPCLNEEQNIPTLVQKLTALIEQSDLSAEVLIIDDCSDDYTFREAFILSNADSRVKALHKGLPRGIGNAIRFGIKHASGKVGIVVMGDLVDPLAAIPDFHESIKREGCHLVLLSRYMGAEDHANIGFLYRFYHFWYRLLCRVLVGVHLSDITYAFRGFDIDYIRGLSLESGGFEISPEITLKTWLAGGKIRELKGRQGRRMAGESKFVFSRVGLGYARVLAQGCLARMLGRWPQRAHSAKSRSRAAV